The proteins below are encoded in one region of Odocoileus virginianus isolate 20LAN1187 ecotype Illinois chromosome 18, Ovbor_1.2, whole genome shotgun sequence:
- the EXOSC3 gene encoding exosome complex component RRP40 isoform X1, with amino-acid sequence MAEAAGVPAESLAGCRARAARTVLDQVVLPGEELLLPEQEDGEGPGGAGERPLRLNAAARSRGRVVCGPGLRRCGDRLLVTKCGRLRHKEPGSGSGGGVYWVDSQQKRYVPVKGDHVIGIVTAKSGDIFKVDVGGSEPASLSYLAFEGATKRNRPNVQVGDLIYGQFVVANKDMEPEMVCIDSCGRANGMGVIGQDGLLFKVTLGLIRKLLAPDCEILQEVGKLYPMEIVFGMNGRIWVKAKTIQQTLILANILEACEHMTTDQRKQIFSRLAES; translated from the exons ATGGCCGAAGCAGCGGGTGTTCCAGCGGAGTCCCTGGCTGGCTGCAGGGCGCGGGCAGCGCGGACGGTGCTAGATCAAGTGGTGCTGCCGGGCGAGGAGCTGCTGCTGCCAGAGCAGGAGGACGGAGAAGGCCCAGGAGGTGCAGGGGAGCGACCACTGCGCCTAAACGCCGCAGCGCGCTCCCGGGGACGCGTGGTGTGCGGCCCTGGCTTGCGGCGCTGCGGCGACCGACTGCTGGTCACCAAGTGCGGCCGGCTCCGTCACAAGGAACCCGGCAGTGGCAGCGGCGGTGGCGTTTACTGGGTGGACTCGCAGCAGAAGCGG TATGTCCCAGTGAAAGGAGACCATGTGATTGGCATAGTGACAGCTAAGTCTGGAGACATATTCAAAGTTGATGTTGGAGGGAGTGAGCCAGCTTCTCTGTCTTACTTGGCATTTGAAGGTGCAACTAAAAGAAACAGACCTAATGTGCAG GTTGGAGATCTCATCTATGGCCAATTTGTGGTTGCTAATAAAGATATGGAACCAGAGATGGTCTGTATTGACAGCTGTGGACGAGCCAATGGAATGGGTGTGATTGGACAGGATGGTCTGCTTTTTAAAGTGACTTTGGGCTTAATTAGAAA GCTGTTGGCTCCAGACTGCGAAATCCTACAAGAAGTGGGAAAACTCTACCCCATGGAGATAGTATTTGGAATGAATGGAAGAATATGGGTTAAGGCAAAAACCATTCAGCAGACTCTGATTTTGGCAAACATTTTAGAAGCTTGTGAACACATGACAACAgatcaaagaaaacaaatcttcTCCAGATTGGCAGAGAGCTGA
- the TRMT10B gene encoding tRNA methyltransferase 10 homolog B isoform X1, translated as MSLQQGIIIAWRCQGPCLSSEERIWLPSYLKRTKRMDWKLEGSAEQTESQELQEHELALDSPGEDGVSESFRLLQIDVGCEHWEQEALPTGSAAWCSKNVRRKQRHWEKIVAAKKSKRKQEKERRKAKRVENSGIYPQHSKRFLRSLIKERLLEAKHSGPRLCIDLSMTNHMSKKELSRLAGQIRRLYGSNKKAERPFWICLTGFTTDSPLYEECLRMNDGFSSYLLDITEEDCFSLFPLETLVYLTPDSEHALANVDVDKVYILGGLVDESIQKKVTLQKAQEHSVKTARLPIQEYMVKCQSGKNYHSEILTINQVFDILSTYFETQNWPEALKKGVCSRKGYVLQNSVE; from the exons ATGTCCCTGCAGCAGGGAATAATCATTGCTTGGAGGTGTCAGGGGCCGTGCCTGTCTTCTGAAGAGCGAATTTGGCTTCCTTCCTACTTAAAG AGGACTAAGCGCATGGACTGGAAATTGGAAGGGAGTGCTGAGCAAACAGAGtcacaggagctgcaggagcacGAACTCGCCCTCGACAGCCCGGGTGAAGATGGCGTCTCTGAGAGCTTCCGGCTTCTGCAGATTGATGTGGGATGTGAGCATTGGGAGCAAGAGGCCCTGCCCACAGGCAGTGCGGCTTGGTGCTCG AAAAATGTCCGAAGAAAGCAGAGACACTGGGAAAAGATAGTTGCGGCAAAGAAGAGTAAacgaaaacaagaaaaagagagaagaaaagccaAGCGTGTAGAAAATTCAG GCATCTACCCCCAGCACAGCAAACGTTTCCTGAGATCCCTAATCAAGGAAAGACTTTTGGAAGCCAAGCACTCAGGCCCAAGACTCTGTATCGATTTGAGTATGACCAACCACATGTCTAAGAAG GAGTTAAGTAGACTGGCTGGACAGATCCGAAGGTTGTACGGCTCCAATAAAAAAGCTGAAAGGCCATTTTGGATCTGCCTCACTGGCTTCACCACAGACAGCCCTCTGTATGAAGAGTGTTTGAGGATGAATGATGGATTTTCCAGTTATCTG CTAGACATAACAGAAGAAGACTGCTTTAGTTTATTTCCCCTGGAAACCCTTGTGTACCTGACTCCTGACTCAGAACATG ctCTTGCAAATGTTGATGTAGACAAAGTTTACATCCTTGGTGGACTTGTGGATGAAAGCATTCAGAAG AAGGTGACACTTCAGAAGGCCCAAGAACACTCTGTTAAGACTGCCCGCTTACCAATCCAGGAATATATGGTCAAATGCCAGAGTGGGAAAAACTATCATTCAGAGATACTGACCATCAATCAAG TGTTTGATATCCTGTCTACTTACTTTGAGACTCAAAACTGGCCTGAAGCGTTAAAGAAAGGAGTTTGTTCCAGAAAAGGCTATGTTCTTCAGAACTCAGTGGAATGA
- the TRMT10B gene encoding tRNA methyltransferase 10 homolog B isoform X3 yields the protein MSLQQGIIIAWRCQGPCLSSEERIWLPSYLKRTKRMDWKLEGSAEQTESQELQEHELALDSPGEDGVSESFRLLQIDVGCEHWEQEALPTGSAAWCSKNVRRKQRHWEKIVAAKKSKRKQEKERRKAKRVENSGIYPQHSKRFLRSLIKERLLEAKHSGPRLCIDLSMTNHMSKKELSRLAGQIRRLYGSNKKAERPFWICLTGFTTDSPLYEECLRMNDGFSSYLLDITEEDCFSLFPLETLVYLTPDSEHALANVDVDKVYILGGLVDESIQKKVTLQKAQEHSVKTARLPIQEYMVKCQSGKNYHSEILTINQDSKLA from the exons ATGTCCCTGCAGCAGGGAATAATCATTGCTTGGAGGTGTCAGGGGCCGTGCCTGTCTTCTGAAGAGCGAATTTGGCTTCCTTCCTACTTAAAG AGGACTAAGCGCATGGACTGGAAATTGGAAGGGAGTGCTGAGCAAACAGAGtcacaggagctgcaggagcacGAACTCGCCCTCGACAGCCCGGGTGAAGATGGCGTCTCTGAGAGCTTCCGGCTTCTGCAGATTGATGTGGGATGTGAGCATTGGGAGCAAGAGGCCCTGCCCACAGGCAGTGCGGCTTGGTGCTCG AAAAATGTCCGAAGAAAGCAGAGACACTGGGAAAAGATAGTTGCGGCAAAGAAGAGTAAacgaaaacaagaaaaagagagaagaaaagccaAGCGTGTAGAAAATTCAG GCATCTACCCCCAGCACAGCAAACGTTTCCTGAGATCCCTAATCAAGGAAAGACTTTTGGAAGCCAAGCACTCAGGCCCAAGACTCTGTATCGATTTGAGTATGACCAACCACATGTCTAAGAAG GAGTTAAGTAGACTGGCTGGACAGATCCGAAGGTTGTACGGCTCCAATAAAAAAGCTGAAAGGCCATTTTGGATCTGCCTCACTGGCTTCACCACAGACAGCCCTCTGTATGAAGAGTGTTTGAGGATGAATGATGGATTTTCCAGTTATCTG CTAGACATAACAGAAGAAGACTGCTTTAGTTTATTTCCCCTGGAAACCCTTGTGTACCTGACTCCTGACTCAGAACATG ctCTTGCAAATGTTGATGTAGACAAAGTTTACATCCTTGGTGGACTTGTGGATGAAAGCATTCAGAAG AAGGTGACACTTCAGAAGGCCCAAGAACACTCTGTTAAGACTGCCCGCTTACCAATCCAGGAATATATGGTCAAATGCCAGAGTGGGAAAAACTATCATTCAGAGATACTGACCATCAATCAAG ACTCAAAACTGGCCTGA
- the TRMT10B gene encoding tRNA methyltransferase 10 homolog B isoform X4, giving the protein MASLRASGFCRLMWDVSIGSKRPCPQAVRLGARLAGQIRRLYGSNKKAERPFWICLTGFTTDSPLYEECLRMNDGFSSYLLDITEEDCFSLFPLETLVYLTPDSEHALANVDVDKVYILGGLVDESIQKKVTLQKAQEHSVKTARLPIQEYMVKCQSGKNYHSEILTINQVFDILSTYFETQNWPEALKKGVCSRKGYVLQNSVE; this is encoded by the exons ATGGCGTCTCTGAGAGCTTCCGGCTTCTGCAGATTGATGTGGGATGTGAGCATTGGGAGCAAGAGGCCCTGCCCACAGGCAGTGCGGCTTGGTGCTCG ACTGGCTGGACAGATCCGAAGGTTGTACGGCTCCAATAAAAAAGCTGAAAGGCCATTTTGGATCTGCCTCACTGGCTTCACCACAGACAGCCCTCTGTATGAAGAGTGTTTGAGGATGAATGATGGATTTTCCAGTTATCTG CTAGACATAACAGAAGAAGACTGCTTTAGTTTATTTCCCCTGGAAACCCTTGTGTACCTGACTCCTGACTCAGAACATG ctCTTGCAAATGTTGATGTAGACAAAGTTTACATCCTTGGTGGACTTGTGGATGAAAGCATTCAGAAG AAGGTGACACTTCAGAAGGCCCAAGAACACTCTGTTAAGACTGCCCGCTTACCAATCCAGGAATATATGGTCAAATGCCAGAGTGGGAAAAACTATCATTCAGAGATACTGACCATCAATCAAG TGTTTGATATCCTGTCTACTTACTTTGAGACTCAAAACTGGCCTGAAGCGTTAAAGAAAGGAGTTTGTTCCAGAAAAGGCTATGTTCTTCAGAACTCAGTGGAATGA
- the EXOSC3 gene encoding exosome complex component RRP40 isoform X2, with the protein MAEAAGVPAESLAGCRARAARTVLDQVVLPGEELLLPEQEDGEGPGGAGERPLRLNAAARSRGRVVCGPGLRRCGDRLLVTKCGRLRHKEPGSGSGGGVYWVDSQQKRYVPVKGDHVIGIVTAKSGDIFKVDVGGSEPASLSYLAFEGATKRNRPNVQVGDLIYGQFVVANKDMEPEMVCIDSCGRANGMGVIGQDGLLFKVTLGLIRKL; encoded by the exons ATGGCCGAAGCAGCGGGTGTTCCAGCGGAGTCCCTGGCTGGCTGCAGGGCGCGGGCAGCGCGGACGGTGCTAGATCAAGTGGTGCTGCCGGGCGAGGAGCTGCTGCTGCCAGAGCAGGAGGACGGAGAAGGCCCAGGAGGTGCAGGGGAGCGACCACTGCGCCTAAACGCCGCAGCGCGCTCCCGGGGACGCGTGGTGTGCGGCCCTGGCTTGCGGCGCTGCGGCGACCGACTGCTGGTCACCAAGTGCGGCCGGCTCCGTCACAAGGAACCCGGCAGTGGCAGCGGCGGTGGCGTTTACTGGGTGGACTCGCAGCAGAAGCGG TATGTCCCAGTGAAAGGAGACCATGTGATTGGCATAGTGACAGCTAAGTCTGGAGACATATTCAAAGTTGATGTTGGAGGGAGTGAGCCAGCTTCTCTGTCTTACTTGGCATTTGAAGGTGCAACTAAAAGAAACAGACCTAATGTGCAG GTTGGAGATCTCATCTATGGCCAATTTGTGGTTGCTAATAAAGATATGGAACCAGAGATGGTCTGTATTGACAGCTGTGGACGAGCCAATGGAATGGGTGTGATTGGACAGGATGGTCTGCTTTTTAAAGTGACTTTGGGCTTAATTAGAAA GTTATAa
- the TRMT10B gene encoding tRNA methyltransferase 10 homolog B isoform X2, protein MDWKLEGSAEQTESQELQEHELALDSPGEDGVSESFRLLQIDVGCEHWEQEALPTGSAAWCSKNVRRKQRHWEKIVAAKKSKRKQEKERRKAKRVENSGIYPQHSKRFLRSLIKERLLEAKHSGPRLCIDLSMTNHMSKKELSRLAGQIRRLYGSNKKAERPFWICLTGFTTDSPLYEECLRMNDGFSSYLLDITEEDCFSLFPLETLVYLTPDSEHALANVDVDKVYILGGLVDESIQKKVTLQKAQEHSVKTARLPIQEYMVKCQSGKNYHSEILTINQVFDILSTYFETQNWPEALKKGVCSRKGYVLQNSVE, encoded by the exons ATGGACTGGAAATTGGAAGGGAGTGCTGAGCAAACAGAGtcacaggagctgcaggagcacGAACTCGCCCTCGACAGCCCGGGTGAAGATGGCGTCTCTGAGAGCTTCCGGCTTCTGCAGATTGATGTGGGATGTGAGCATTGGGAGCAAGAGGCCCTGCCCACAGGCAGTGCGGCTTGGTGCTCG AAAAATGTCCGAAGAAAGCAGAGACACTGGGAAAAGATAGTTGCGGCAAAGAAGAGTAAacgaaaacaagaaaaagagagaagaaaagccaAGCGTGTAGAAAATTCAG GCATCTACCCCCAGCACAGCAAACGTTTCCTGAGATCCCTAATCAAGGAAAGACTTTTGGAAGCCAAGCACTCAGGCCCAAGACTCTGTATCGATTTGAGTATGACCAACCACATGTCTAAGAAG GAGTTAAGTAGACTGGCTGGACAGATCCGAAGGTTGTACGGCTCCAATAAAAAAGCTGAAAGGCCATTTTGGATCTGCCTCACTGGCTTCACCACAGACAGCCCTCTGTATGAAGAGTGTTTGAGGATGAATGATGGATTTTCCAGTTATCTG CTAGACATAACAGAAGAAGACTGCTTTAGTTTATTTCCCCTGGAAACCCTTGTGTACCTGACTCCTGACTCAGAACATG ctCTTGCAAATGTTGATGTAGACAAAGTTTACATCCTTGGTGGACTTGTGGATGAAAGCATTCAGAAG AAGGTGACACTTCAGAAGGCCCAAGAACACTCTGTTAAGACTGCCCGCTTACCAATCCAGGAATATATGGTCAAATGCCAGAGTGGGAAAAACTATCATTCAGAGATACTGACCATCAATCAAG TGTTTGATATCCTGTCTACTTACTTTGAGACTCAAAACTGGCCTGAAGCGTTAAAGAAAGGAGTTTGTTCCAGAAAAGGCTATGTTCTTCAGAACTCAGTGGAATGA